TGATTTGTGCCTTTGCGTTTTTCAATAGATTAAATATACATCATTATGAAAATACAAAACTTCAAAGGAAACCAATGGTCAGCAAGAAAGGTAGATCAGGTTTATATTGTCAGCCTTAAGAATCATTCCAATATCGTAGAAGCTTTAGTAGACTTTGTTCAACATCAGAATATCCAGTCAGGAGAAGTTACCGGAATTGGAGCTGTGAGTGAAGCAACACTTAGGTTTTTTAGCTTTAAGACCAAAAAATATGTGGATAAAACATTCAATGAACAAATGGAAGTTGCCAATATCTCAGGAAATGTTTCTGTAATAGAGGAAAAACCCATACTTCATTTGCATGTTACCTTGGGAAGAGAAGATTATACAGCTTTAGCGGGGCATCTTTTAGAAGCAAAAGTACATGGAGCCGGAGAGTTTATTTTTTATCCTTTAAATACCCGGACGGTAAAAACGAAAGATTTGGAAACCGGAATTAACTTCTATGATTTTGAAAAATAAAACTTCAATTACCTATGAAAGCAGTATTTTTGATGAAATATTTTTCGGATGTTCGATGTGCTACTGTCCCATATTCAGAATAAAGTTGAGATTAATGATGAACAGAAAGAGCTGATTCAGTCCTTTTTTACAGTCAAAAAATTGAAGAAAAAACAATACCTACTACAGGAAGGAGATATTTGTAAATGTCTTTCATTTGTAAGCAAAGGATTGTTAAAGTCTTATTTTCCTGATGAAAAAGGAAATGAGCATATCAATATGTTTGCTTTTGAAGGCTGGTGGATCTCCGATTTCAATAGTTTTATTCATCAGGAAAAAGCAGTTTTAAATATTGATGCGGTAGAAGATACTGAAATATTAATGATTACCTTGGAAAACTATGAGGAAATGATGCTGGAGATCCCCGCAATGGACCGTTATTTCAGAATTCTGTACCAAAACAGTCTCGTTACCAAGGATTATAGACTTATAGTGTACAATGGTTATACTGCTGAAGAAAAATACCTGCAACTGGCCCATAAAAATCCGGAAATGATTAAACGGGTTCCTCATAATCTCATCGCATCTTATCTTGGACTGGCTCCTGAAACCATAAGCAGGATCCGTAAAAAGAATTCCCTGAATAATACTTGATTCAGATCAACTCAAATGCATGATCCAGATCAAGGGTATACGCCTGTATATGATCATAATTTTGCCATAGAATTTTTACAATACTCATGGAAAATACAGAAAATATTGCATTGGTAGTAGGAGCTACCGGAATTACAGGGAGTAATCTGGCTGAAGAACTCATTGCACAGGGCTGGAAAACGTATGGGCTATCAAGAAATCCCAATAATTGCATTGCAGGTCTTCTTCCTGTAAAAGCAGATTTGTTGGATGAGCATAGTCTTATCGAAGCATTGGAGGGCATCTCTCCTACTCATGTTTATTTCACAACCTGGATGCGAAATGATACGGAAGAAGAAAATATTCGGATCAACAGTATGCTTGTACGAAATCTGCTGAATATAGTATCTCCTAAGAAATCAGTTCAGCATGTGGCATTAGTTACCGGATTAAAACATTACCTGGGGCCTTTCGAATCTTATGTTAAAGAAGGGAGATTACCGGAAACACCTGTTCGTGAAGAACATCCAAGACTTCCGCTTCCCAATTTTTATTATGCTCAGGAAGATGAAATTTATAAAGCGTCTGAAAGAGATGGTTTTACATGGAGTATTCATCGCCCTCACACCGTTGTAGGATATGCTGTTGGCAACTTAATGAATATTGCTGCAACCGTGGCAGTCTATGCCAGTATCTGTAAAGAAACAGGAAGGAAATTTATTTGGCCTGGATCTGAAGCACAATGGAACGGGATTTCAGACATCACAGATGCTAAAATTCTGGCTGAACAATTAGTTTGGGCTTCCAACACAGAAACTGCAAAAAATCAAGCTTTCAATATTACAAATGGAGAGGTTTTCCGATGGAAATGGCTTTGGAAAAGACTGGCAGATTGGTTTGGTATAGAAGCAGAAGGTTTCAACGGTACAATAAGACCGCTGGAAAAAGAGCTGGAAAACGATCAGAAAACTTGGAAAGTCATTGCTGAGAAGTATAGTCTGAAAGAGAAAAATTTAGACAGATTATCTTCGGCTTGGCATACCGATTTAGACCTTGGCAGACCTCTTGAAGTGATGTGTGATCTGTCAAAAAGCAGGAAATTGGGCTTCACTGCCTATAAAAGGACAGAAGATTCTTTTATCGAAGTATTTGAAAGACTGCGCGCTGAAAATATAATTCCATAATTACGGGGAAATACAATCGCTACGACTGCACGAATTATTTTTATTCGTGCATTTGTTGCAATTATAAAACCAGTATTCAACCTTTATGACCAATAAAATATTCACAGCTTAAAAATATTTCTAACAATGTAAGCTTCTTTACATTTTTCTATTTTCCAGCACAAAGCATTTCACCCAATTTTATTTTGATATAGCAATAAATAATAATAAAATTAACAGTTTATCGTAAATTGGTTAAGTTTTTGAAGAAGTGTATACAAACCAATCACACCATTGAAGTTAATCACATTTACCAA
This Chryseobacterium sp. G0162 DNA region includes the following protein-coding sequences:
- a CDS encoding PPC domain-containing DNA-binding protein; this encodes MKIQNFKGNQWSARKVDQVYIVSLKNHSNIVEALVDFVQHQNIQSGEVTGIGAVSEATLRFFSFKTKKYVDKTFNEQMEVANISGNVSVIEEKPILHLHVTLGREDYTALAGHLLEAKVHGAGEFIFYPLNTRTVKTKDLETGINFYDFEK
- a CDS encoding Crp/Fnr family transcriptional regulator, which gives rise to MFDVLLSHIQNKVEINDEQKELIQSFFTVKKLKKKQYLLQEGDICKCLSFVSKGLLKSYFPDEKGNEHINMFAFEGWWISDFNSFIHQEKAVLNIDAVEDTEILMITLENYEEMMLEIPAMDRYFRILYQNSLVTKDYRLIVYNGYTAEEKYLQLAHKNPEMIKRVPHNLIASYLGLAPETISRIRKKNSLNNT
- a CDS encoding SDR family oxidoreductase, with amino-acid sequence MENTENIALVVGATGITGSNLAEELIAQGWKTYGLSRNPNNCIAGLLPVKADLLDEHSLIEALEGISPTHVYFTTWMRNDTEEENIRINSMLVRNLLNIVSPKKSVQHVALVTGLKHYLGPFESYVKEGRLPETPVREEHPRLPLPNFYYAQEDEIYKASERDGFTWSIHRPHTVVGYAVGNLMNIAATVAVYASICKETGRKFIWPGSEAQWNGISDITDAKILAEQLVWASNTETAKNQAFNITNGEVFRWKWLWKRLADWFGIEAEGFNGTIRPLEKELENDQKTWKVIAEKYSLKEKNLDRLSSAWHTDLDLGRPLEVMCDLSKSRKLGFTAYKRTEDSFIEVFERLRAENIIP